The following proteins are co-located in the Microvirga ossetica genome:
- the truA gene encoding tRNA pseudouridine(38-40) synthase TruA yields the protein MPRYKLVVEYDGTPFTGWQHQTNGLSVQQAVEDAIARFAGTAVRIHCAGRTDSGVHATHQVVHVDLDKEWRPDTVRDATNAHLKPAPVAILSAQIVPETFNARISAVKRHYVYRILNRRAPPTLDASRVWHVAWALDAEVMHEAAQLLIGRHDFTTFRAAECQANSPIRTLDRLDVERIGEEIRIYASARSFLHHQVRSMTGTLERAGAGRWSAEDVRAALDARDRKRCGPMAPPTGLYLIGVDYPD from the coding sequence ATGCCTCGCTACAAGCTTGTCGTCGAATACGACGGCACGCCCTTCACCGGTTGGCAGCATCAGACCAACGGTCTCTCCGTTCAGCAGGCGGTGGAGGATGCCATCGCGCGCTTCGCCGGCACGGCCGTGCGGATCCATTGCGCCGGCCGCACGGATTCCGGCGTTCATGCCACGCATCAGGTCGTGCATGTGGATCTGGACAAGGAGTGGCGGCCGGATACGGTGCGGGACGCCACCAACGCGCATCTGAAGCCGGCCCCCGTCGCGATCCTCTCGGCGCAGATCGTGCCCGAGACGTTCAATGCGCGCATCTCCGCCGTGAAGCGGCACTACGTCTATCGCATCCTCAACCGCCGGGCGCCGCCGACGCTCGATGCGAGCCGGGTCTGGCACGTCGCCTGGGCGCTCGATGCCGAGGTCATGCACGAAGCCGCGCAGCTGCTGATCGGGCGGCACGACTTCACCACGTTCCGCGCGGCCGAATGCCAGGCCAACAGCCCGATCCGCACGCTCGACCGTCTCGATGTGGAGCGGATCGGCGAGGAGATCCGCATCTATGCCTCCGCCCGCTCGTTCCTGCACCATCAGGTGCGCTCGATGACGGGAACGCTGGAGCGGGCAGGTGCCGGGCGCTGGTCGGCGGAGGATGTGCGTGCAGCCCTCGACGCGCGAGACCGCAAGCGATGCGGCCCGATGGCCCCGCCGACGGGCCTCTACCTGATCGGCGTCGATTATCCGGATTAG
- the dapD gene encoding 2,3,4,5-tetrahydropyridine-2,6-dicarboxylate N-succinyltransferase, translated as MSNADLSRTIDAAWEDRANVTPSTTGAVREAVEEAMNLLDSGKARAAEKVGGEWQVHEWLKKAVLLSFRLNDMSIIKGGPGEATWWDKVPSKFDGWGENRFREAGFRAVPNCIVRRSAYIAPGVILMPSFVNLGAYVDEGTMVDTWATVGSCAQIGKNVHLSGGVGIGGVLEPLQASPTIIEDNCFIGARSEVVEGVIVGEGSVLSMGVFISASTKIIDRNTGEVFVGRVPPYSVVVPGSLPGKPLPDGTPGPSLYCAVIVKRVDAQTRAKTGINELLRD; from the coding sequence ATGTCCAATGCTGACCTGTCCCGAACCATCGACGCCGCCTGGGAAGACCGGGCCAATGTGACCCCCTCCACCACGGGAGCCGTGCGCGAGGCCGTGGAGGAGGCGATGAACCTCCTCGATTCCGGCAAGGCACGCGCGGCCGAGAAGGTCGGCGGCGAGTGGCAGGTGCATGAGTGGCTGAAGAAGGCCGTGCTGCTGTCTTTCCGCCTCAACGACATGAGCATCATCAAGGGCGGGCCGGGCGAGGCCACGTGGTGGGACAAGGTGCCCTCCAAGTTCGACGGCTGGGGCGAGAACCGCTTCCGCGAAGCCGGCTTCCGTGCGGTTCCGAACTGCATCGTGCGGCGCAGCGCCTATATCGCGCCCGGCGTCATCCTGATGCCGTCCTTCGTCAATCTCGGCGCCTATGTGGACGAGGGCACCATGGTCGACACCTGGGCGACCGTCGGTTCCTGCGCCCAGATCGGCAAGAACGTGCATCTCTCCGGCGGCGTCGGCATCGGCGGCGTGCTTGAGCCGCTCCAGGCCAGTCCCACCATCATCGAGGACAATTGCTTCATCGGTGCCCGTTCCGAGGTAGTGGAAGGCGTGATCGTGGGCGAGGGCTCGGTGCTCTCCATGGGCGTGTTCATCTCGGCCTCGACCAAGATCATCGACCGCAACACCGGCGAGGTCTTCGTCGGCCGCGTGCCGCCCTATTCCGTGGTTGTGCCCGGCTCGCTCCCTGGCAAGCCGCTCCCGGACGGCACCCCCGGCCCATCCCTCTATTGCGCCGTTATCGTTAAGCGCGTCGATGCGCAGACCCGGGCGAAGACGGGGATCAACGAGCTGTTGCGCGACTGA
- a CDS encoding YbaB/EbfC family nucleoid-associated protein, translating to MKDIMGLMKQAQAMQQKLQDAQAELDTLEVDGTSGGGVVTVKVTGKGSLKSIAIDPSLMNPDEKEILEDLIVAAMNDARGKAERAAQERMESITKGLPLPPGLKLF from the coding sequence ATGAAGGACATCATGGGATTGATGAAGCAGGCTCAGGCGATGCAGCAGAAGCTGCAGGACGCCCAGGCCGAGCTCGACACTCTCGAAGTCGACGGCACGTCCGGCGGCGGTGTGGTGACCGTGAAGGTGACCGGCAAGGGCAGCCTCAAGTCCATCGCTATCGACCCTTCTCTCATGAACCCGGACGAGAAGGAGATCCTCGAGGATCTCATCGTGGCCGCCATGAACGATGCCCGCGGCAAGGCCGAGCGCGCCGCGCAGGAGCGCATGGAGAGCATCACCAAGGGCCTGCCGCTGCCTCCGGGCCTGAAGCTGTTCTGA
- a CDS encoding HIT domain-containing protein, translated as MSEADIAPQARLHSPMTFQLDSRLDADTIPVGDLALSSVLLLNDARFPWFVLVPRVEGVSEITDLSEEQSAQLMQEIRIATKVMLELSKPDKVNVGALGNIVTQLHVHVIGRFRSDPAWPGPVWGHGTRTPYPDHAASALIERAATLFASA; from the coding sequence ATGAGCGAGGCTGACATCGCGCCGCAGGCTCGGTTACATAGCCCCATGACATTCCAGCTCGATTCCCGGCTCGACGCCGACACGATCCCCGTCGGCGACCTCGCCCTCTCATCCGTCCTGCTTCTGAACGACGCACGTTTTCCCTGGTTCGTGCTGGTTCCGCGCGTCGAGGGGGTGAGCGAGATCACCGATCTCTCGGAGGAGCAATCCGCCCAGCTGATGCAGGAGATCCGCATCGCTACCAAGGTGATGCTGGAGCTGTCCAAGCCCGACAAGGTGAACGTTGGCGCGCTGGGCAACATCGTGACGCAGCTCCATGTCCATGTGATCGGGCGCTTCCGCTCCGATCCGGCCTGGCCCGGCCCGGTCTGGGGCCACGGCACCCGGACGCCCTATCCCGACCATGCGGCAAGTGCCTTGATCGAGCGTGCCGCCACTCTCTTCGCATCGGCCTGA
- a CDS encoding DNA polymerase III subunit gamma/tau, whose amino-acid sequence MDDTTAGTPLNDEPALPGFPAAPAPTAPASPYRVLARKYRPKTFDDLIGQEAMVRTLSNAFETGRIPQAWMLTGVRGVGKTTTARILARGLNYQKADGSGKPTIHMPELGVHCEAIMESRHVDVLEMDAASHTGIDDVRQIIDGIRYSPVSARYKVYIIDEVHMLSEKAFNAFLKTLEEPPPHAKFIFATTEIRKVPVTILSRCQRFDLRRIEADKLVAHLGRICDAEGVQADQEALAAIARAAEGSARDSLSLMDQAIAHGAGLVTPDTVRDMLGLADRTQVIDLFETVMRGDVPAAFAGLRSQYDAGADPAVILSDLAAFSHIVTRLKLIPEAARDPALSEIERTRGTDYAQKLSVRTLSRAWQILLKGIPEVQASNRPIAAAEMVIVRLAYAADLPTPDEALRALKDGAPVPSGGPSAPAPRPSGPATSGNMALATSQAHPQPRPQSAAPEPTMRLRRFEDVVALAGEKREIVLKAQLEREVRLVRFEEGRIELSLIEGGSRTIANDLTRALQQWTGERWMVALSSEEGQQTLHEKAAAAERERKEGAANHPLVQAVLSKFPGAQIVNVIERTEKPGEDAETEILGEEDAAAAHEAEDDDDLF is encoded by the coding sequence ATGGACGATACCACAGCCGGCACGCCCCTGAACGACGAGCCGGCCCTGCCGGGCTTCCCCGCCGCGCCGGCCCCCACGGCGCCGGCCTCTCCCTACCGCGTCCTTGCCCGCAAATACCGCCCCAAGACCTTCGACGACCTCATCGGTCAGGAGGCGATGGTGCGCACCCTTTCGAACGCCTTCGAGACAGGCCGCATCCCGCAGGCCTGGATGCTCACCGGCGTCCGCGGCGTCGGCAAGACCACGACGGCCCGCATCCTGGCGCGCGGCCTGAACTACCAGAAGGCCGACGGCTCCGGGAAGCCGACCATCCACATGCCCGAGCTCGGCGTCCATTGCGAAGCAATCATGGAATCGCGCCACGTGGACGTGCTCGAGATGGACGCCGCCTCGCATACGGGCATCGACGACGTCCGCCAGATCATCGACGGCATCCGCTATTCTCCCGTATCGGCCCGCTACAAGGTCTACATCATCGACGAGGTCCACATGCTCTCGGAGAAGGCGTTCAACGCCTTCCTGAAGACGCTGGAGGAGCCGCCGCCGCACGCGAAGTTCATCTTCGCCACCACCGAGATCCGGAAAGTGCCGGTCACGATCCTGTCCCGCTGCCAGCGCTTCGACCTGCGCCGCATCGAGGCGGACAAGCTCGTGGCGCATTTGGGCCGCATCTGCGATGCCGAAGGCGTGCAGGCCGACCAGGAAGCGCTCGCCGCCATCGCCCGTGCGGCTGAAGGCTCGGCGCGCGATTCGCTCTCCCTGATGGATCAGGCCATCGCCCATGGCGCCGGCCTCGTGACGCCCGACACCGTGCGCGACATGCTGGGGCTTGCCGACCGCACGCAGGTCATCGACCTGTTCGAGACGGTGATGCGCGGCGACGTGCCGGCGGCCTTCGCGGGCCTTCGCTCGCAATACGATGCCGGCGCGGACCCGGCTGTGATCCTCTCCGATCTCGCCGCCTTCTCGCATATCGTCACCCGCCTCAAGCTGATCCCCGAAGCTGCGAGGGATCCCGCTCTCTCCGAGATCGAGCGGACCCGCGGCACGGATTACGCCCAAAAATTGTCCGTGCGCACCCTGTCGCGCGCCTGGCAGATTCTTCTGAAAGGCATCCCCGAGGTGCAGGCGTCGAACCGCCCGATTGCGGCGGCCGAGATGGTTATCGTGCGTCTCGCCTATGCGGCCGATCTGCCGACGCCGGACGAGGCCCTGCGCGCGCTGAAAGACGGCGCTCCGGTGCCCTCGGGCGGTCCGTCCGCTCCCGCGCCGCGGCCTTCCGGCCCCGCCACTTCCGGCAATATGGCGCTGGCGACGTCGCAGGCTCATCCGCAGCCGCGCCCGCAATCCGCGGCACCTGAGCCGACCATGCGCCTGCGCCGCTTCGAGGACGTGGTGGCCTTGGCCGGCGAGAAGCGTGAGATCGTGCTGAAGGCGCAGCTCGAACGGGAGGTGCGCCTCGTCCGCTTCGAGGAGGGCCGCATCGAGCTCAGCCTCATCGAGGGCGGCAGCCGCACCATCGCCAACGACCTCACCCGCGCACTCCAGCAATGGACCGGCGAACGCTGGATGGTCGCGCTCTCCTCGGAAGAGGGGCAGCAGACGCTGCACGAGAAGGCAGCCGCCGCCGAGCGCGAGCGCAAGGAGGGTGCTGCCAACCATCCGCTCGTGCAGGCGGTGCTGTCGAAATTTCCCGGCGCACAGATCGTCAACGTGATCGAGCGCACGGAGAAGCCCGGCGAGGACGCGGAAACCGAGATCCTCGGCGAAGAGGATGCGGCTGCGGCACACGAGGCCGAAGACGACGACGATCTGTTTTAA
- the recR gene encoding recombination mediator RecR — protein MAQHVAGPEIERLIQLLARLPGLGPRSARRAALHLIKKRETLLNPLSDAMRIANERIVVCSSCGNVDTQDPCTICRDAKRDPSILVVVEDVSDLWALERSGAVNAKYHVLGGVLSPLDGVRPEHLNLDSLVARASEPGVAEAILALNATVDGQTTAHYITELLAHLPIKVTKLAHGVPVGGELDYLDEGTLSAAIRQRTSF, from the coding sequence ATGGCCCAGCACGTTGCCGGACCTGAGATCGAGCGCCTGATCCAGCTGCTCGCCCGCCTGCCGGGCTTGGGCCCGCGCTCGGCGCGGCGCGCGGCTTTGCATCTCATCAAGAAGCGCGAGACGCTGCTCAACCCGTTGAGCGATGCCATGCGCATCGCCAACGAGCGCATCGTCGTGTGCTCGTCCTGCGGCAATGTCGACACGCAGGATCCCTGCACCATCTGCCGGGACGCCAAGCGCGATCCGTCCATCCTCGTGGTGGTCGAGGACGTGTCCGATCTCTGGGCGCTGGAGCGTTCCGGCGCGGTCAATGCGAAATATCACGTGCTCGGCGGCGTGCTCTCGCCGCTCGACGGCGTGCGGCCCGAGCATCTCAACCTGGACAGTCTCGTTGCCCGCGCCTCCGAGCCCGGCGTCGCTGAAGCGATCCTGGCGCTCAACGCCACGGTCGACGGGCAGACCACGGCCCATTACATCACCGAGCTTCTCGCCCATCTGCCCATCAAGGTGACGAAGCTCGCCCACGGCGTGCCGGTCGGCGGCGAACTCGACTACCTCGACGAGGGCACGCTCTCCGCCGCGATCCGGCAGCGCACGTCGTTCTGA
- a CDS encoding GNAT family N-acetyltransferase, with the protein MTILVREAVEADVEGIARVHVQGWRESYKDFLSPEALAGLSVEERMRMWQGAFARPDPRAKTLVAETGAGEIVGFASGGPIRSETAELLGTEAEIFAIYLLDRVKRQGIGRRLMTGVFDHLGGQGLGSAGLWVLKDNLSARRFYETLGGTPGPEQTFDVRGQNVVEIAYRFALAQRV; encoded by the coding sequence GTGACGATCCTCGTCCGCGAGGCGGTCGAGGCCGACGTGGAGGGCATCGCCCGGGTCCACGTCCAGGGCTGGCGCGAATCCTACAAGGACTTTCTCAGTCCCGAGGCGCTCGCCGGCCTGTCGGTCGAGGAGCGCATGCGGATGTGGCAGGGTGCATTCGCCAGGCCCGATCCGCGGGCCAAGACGCTCGTGGCCGAGACCGGCGCCGGCGAGATCGTCGGCTTCGCCAGCGGCGGGCCGATCCGGAGCGAAACGGCTGAGCTGCTCGGCACGGAGGCCGAAATCTTCGCGATCTACCTGCTCGACAGGGTCAAGCGGCAGGGTATCGGCCGCAGGCTCATGACCGGTGTCTTCGACCATCTCGGCGGCCAGGGCTTGGGCTCGGCCGGCCTGTGGGTGCTGAAGGATAACCTCTCCGCACGCCGCTTCTACGAAACGCTCGGCGGCACGCCGGGACCCGAGCAGACCTTCGACGTGCGCGGCCAGAACGTCGTCGAAATCGCCTACCGGTTCGCGCTGGCGCAGCGGGTGTGA
- the nudC gene encoding NAD(+) diphosphatase produces MTRPIAYISNPLVRHSAERDPEALAKALHDPRAAMIILAGDLPILRAGEPGTSLHPAAILSRLPAHREQIFLGTLGERPVVATLAEPEAAEPFQDDPAFAVVDLRSIAVRGLVPAEELGMLAMAKSLLDWHRRHRFCANCGAPTQAAQAGFRRDCASCGTQHFPRTDPVVIMLIVRGDKCLMGRQPRFAERMYSCLAGFLEPGETIEDAVRRETFEEAGIRVGAVRYMTSQPWPFPSNIMIGCIGEALTDEIRFDGEELEDARWFTKDDIRQMLAGTHAHFNAPVPIAIANHLIREWVKD; encoded by the coding sequence ATGACCCGACCCATCGCCTATATCTCGAACCCGCTCGTGCGCCACAGTGCCGAGCGGGATCCGGAGGCTCTCGCCAAGGCCTTGCACGATCCCCGCGCCGCCATGATCATCCTGGCCGGCGACCTGCCGATCCTCCGGGCCGGGGAGCCTGGGACGAGCCTGCATCCGGCCGCCATCCTGAGCCGCCTCCCCGCCCATCGGGAACAGATCTTCCTCGGGACGTTGGGAGAGCGCCCCGTCGTGGCGACCCTGGCGGAACCCGAGGCGGCCGAGCCGTTCCAGGACGACCCGGCTTTCGCGGTCGTGGACCTGCGCTCGATCGCCGTGCGCGGCCTCGTGCCGGCGGAGGAGCTCGGGATGCTCGCCATGGCGAAATCCCTGCTCGACTGGCACCGGCGCCACCGCTTCTGCGCCAATTGCGGCGCGCCGACGCAAGCGGCCCAGGCCGGGTTCCGGCGCGACTGCGCGTCCTGCGGCACCCAGCATTTTCCGCGCACCGACCCGGTGGTGATCATGCTGATCGTGCGCGGCGACAAATGCCTGATGGGCCGACAGCCGCGCTTTGCCGAGAGGATGTATTCCTGCCTCGCAGGCTTCCTGGAACCGGGCGAGACCATCGAGGACGCAGTGCGGCGCGAGACCTTCGAGGAGGCCGGCATCCGGGTCGGCGCGGTGCGCTACATGACCTCGCAGCCGTGGCCGTTTCCGTCGAACATCATGATCGGCTGCATCGGCGAGGCGCTCACCGACGAGATCCGCTTCGACGGCGAGGAGCTGGAGGATGCCCGCTGGTTCACGAAGGACGACATCCGGCAGATGCTGGCGGGCACCCACGCGCATTTCAACGCCCCCGTCCCGATCGCGATCGCCAACCACCTGATCCGGGAATGGGTGAAGGATTAA
- the dapE gene encoding succinyl-diaminopimelate desuccinylase, translated as MEPSPLFLAQSLLRCPSVTPEEGGALAFIESVLKGAGFEVHRPVFSEPGTPDVENLYARYGTGQPYMLFAGHTDVVPPGDVSRWQYDPFGGEIHGGELYGRGAVDMKGGIACMMAGALAFIRDNPDFKGSIGFLITGDEEGPAVNGTVKLLEWAKGRGERFDHCILGEPTNPNQLGDMIKIGRRGSLTGRIVVEGKQGHVAYPHLADNPIPGMMRLLDGLLREPLDRGTDHFDASNLEVTTIDVGNPAANVIPAEAKATFNIRFNDLWTPHSLEAEIERRLREAAGNTVHYTLKVEPTNAVAFLTPPNAFVSFIAEAIEAETGAKPKLSTTGGTSDARFIVKDCPVVEFGLVGQTMHQIDERVAVADLDRLATIYRKVLDAYFAA; from the coding sequence ATGGAACCCTCGCCCCTCTTTCTCGCCCAGTCGCTCCTGCGCTGCCCCTCCGTGACGCCGGAGGAGGGCGGCGCGCTTGCCTTCATCGAGAGCGTTCTCAAGGGGGCGGGGTTCGAGGTCCATCGTCCGGTCTTCTCCGAGCCCGGCACGCCGGACGTGGAGAACCTCTATGCCCGCTACGGCACAGGGCAGCCCTACATGCTGTTCGCCGGTCATACGGACGTGGTGCCGCCGGGCGACGTGAGCCGGTGGCAATACGATCCGTTCGGCGGCGAGATCCATGGCGGCGAACTCTATGGGCGCGGCGCCGTGGACATGAAGGGCGGCATCGCCTGCATGATGGCGGGGGCGCTCGCCTTCATCCGCGACAACCCGGACTTCAAGGGCTCCATCGGCTTCCTGATCACGGGGGACGAGGAGGGGCCGGCGGTCAACGGCACGGTAAAACTCCTCGAATGGGCGAAGGGCCGCGGCGAGCGCTTCGACCATTGCATTCTCGGCGAGCCGACGAACCCGAACCAGCTCGGCGACATGATCAAGATCGGGCGGCGCGGGTCGCTCACGGGTCGGATCGTAGTCGAGGGCAAGCAGGGACACGTGGCCTATCCGCATCTCGCCGACAATCCGATCCCTGGCATGATGCGCCTGCTCGACGGGCTCCTGAGGGAGCCGCTCGACCGGGGAACGGATCATTTCGATGCCTCGAACCTGGAGGTGACCACGATCGACGTAGGCAATCCGGCGGCCAATGTGATCCCGGCCGAGGCGAAGGCGACCTTCAATATCCGCTTCAACGATCTCTGGACGCCGCACAGCCTGGAGGCGGAGATCGAGCGCCGCCTGCGCGAGGCCGCCGGCAACACCGTGCACTACACTCTGAAGGTCGAGCCGACCAACGCGGTCGCCTTCCTTACCCCTCCGAATGCCTTTGTGAGCTTCATCGCCGAGGCCATCGAGGCCGAGACCGGCGCGAAGCCGAAGCTCTCCACGACCGGCGGCACATCGGACGCTCGCTTCATTGTGAAGGACTGCCCGGTGGTCGAGTTCGGCCTCGTCGGGCAGACCATGCACCAGATCGACGAACGCGTGGCCGTGGCCGATCTGGACCGGCTCGCAACGATTTACCGAAAAGTGCTCGACGCTTATTTCGCCGCCTGA